Proteins from one Cicer arietinum cultivar CDC Frontier isolate Library 1 chromosome 3, Cicar.CDCFrontier_v2.0, whole genome shotgun sequence genomic window:
- the LOC140919764 gene encoding uncharacterized protein: MYEGLEPDFEEMFDDLDPDFEEMYDDLVPNFNTMNDGIKPVMIDLTDVFTTDMMFDTRDDLLKWARNFECADNFAWTLQMVKEHITSGEVEVIVTDRDHTLMNAVEYVFPKAMNLLCLFHICKNVKAKCKMNVFPKMKQWLIPHKERFVEAWTNKVMHFGNTTTQRVESAHWSLKMILQDSIDDICSVWETINKMIALQHNEIIASFEKNIIQKVHRYSNRLYVNLCGVVSKNAIDHILVEYDRVKYVDDIHVWWCKLTFHVDASRKPSELSVKHEIDVIVNKFEELDLPGIISLKGKLREIAYLPTMSMCPHVVKVKTKGALKKRKSKVSKRDKSTKCDPSWWEYVDASVRCSGTNACSTITTGKVQKLAPRPSVQKLTHRPSVSTVQQPRVLIFKDWLPVEIHKFIDDIIDVSDDGNCGYRALAALLRMGENYWAFIRQQCVVELQEFMPHYERIFGGENFVRQLIHNVYVEQVATMDNWISPA; this comes from the exons ATGTATGAAGGTTTGGAACCTGATTTTGAGGAAATGTTTGATGATTTGGAtcctgattttgaagaaatgtatgatgatttgGTACCTAATTTTAACACTATGAATGATGGAATTAAACCTGTTATGATTGATTTGACTGATGTGTTTACCACCGACATGATGTTTGATACACGAGATGATTTATTGAAATGGGCTAGAAAT TTTGAGTGTGCTGATAACTTCGCGTGGACACTACAAATGGTGAAAGAACATATTACAAGTGGTGAAGTTGAAGTCATCGTTACTGATAGAGACCATACTTTGATGAACGcagttgaatatgtttttccAAAAGCAATGAACTTATTATGCTTGTTTCATATATGCAAAAATGTCAAAGCCAAGTGCAAGATGAATGTGTTTCCAAAAATGAAGCAG TGGTTAATTCCTCACAAGGAAAGGTTTGTTGAGGCATGGACAAATAAAGTTATGCACTTTGGGAACACCACAACACAAAGGGTTGAGTCGGCGCATTGGAGTTTGAAAATGATATTACAAGATAGTATTGATGATATATGCAGTGTTTGGGAAACCATCAATAAAATGATTGCATTACAACACAATGAGATAATAGCATCATTTGAAAAGAACATCATTCAAAAGGTGCATCGATATAGTAACAGATTATATGTCAATTTGTGTGGTGTTGTGTCCAAAAATGCAATAGATCACATTCTGGTAGAGTATGATCGCGTGAAGTATGTAG ATGATATTCATGTTTGGTGGTGTAAATTAACTTTCCATGTTGATGCATCGAGAAAACCTTCAGAGTTATCTGTGAAACATGAAATAGATGTGATAGTGAACAAGTTTGAAGAACTTGATTTACCTGGAATAATTTCACTTAAAGGTAAATTACGAGAGATCGCGTATCTACCCACTATGTCGATGTGTCCACATGTTGTCAAGGTTAAAACAAAAGGTGCACTCAAAAAACGCAAAAGTAAGGTatcaaaaagagataaatcaacCAAGTGTGATCCATCTTGGTGGGAGTATGTGGATGCAAGTGTTCGATGCAGTGGCACAAATGCATGTAGCACGATAACAACCGGTAAAGTACAAAAGCTCGCACCTCGACCATCAGTCCAAAAGCTCACACATCGACCATCAGTTAGCACAGTTCAACAACCAAGAGTTCTCATCTTCAAAGATTGGTTGCCAgttgaaattcataaattcataGATGACATTATTGACGTCAGTGATGATGGTAATTGTGGATATCGTGCACTTGCAGCTTTACTTAGAATGGGTGAGAACTATTGGGCATTCATCCGTCAACAGTGTGTGGTAGAGCTTCAAGAGTTCATGCCTCATTACGAGAGAATATTTGGTGGAGAAAATTTTGTTCGACAACTTATACACAATGTGTATGTTGAGCAAGTTGCAACTATGGATAATTGGATATCCCCCGCATAG